TTGCAAAACGCGGTCTTCTGAAAACACAACATCCACAAGCagagaataaaaaatgtatgttCAACTAAAAAAGGAGAATTTCTACAGTTTTTGTACAAAAGGAAAGAGAGACAGATTAGAGAAACATATACAGGAAGAGTTGAAGTGACTCGGTACAATTCTTCAGCATGCACCCTCCAGTAAGATTAAGGAAAATTGTTAATTCTTAACAAACTTCAACCCAGTTCACGCCCGAATTGGAAAACATTACCAAGATCCAGTCATGATAAGTCTCAGATACCACTtccaattttaaaatctgaGAGAGTGGCAGATTCTCGAGCCTCAACTGTTGACGGTGCTTCCTTCTTGTCAAACCCAAAAAAGGAGCAATTCTGGAATGCATCCAGGCTGCTTGCTATCAAGCGATTCAGTCCACTAAGGCTGTCACTAAAAATTAGATCCTCGGTATGGTACTTTGTTGATGATGGTATATCCAAATCCAAAGGTCCCAAGGAATCAGGCTGCCacataatagaataaaaaaaaaacatagtgAGAAATAAAGTCAGACTCGCTGCATATTAACAGTTCAAAAAGTTCTTGAAGATCATTAACTATTTTGATTGATAGTTCAAAGTAGCAGGACGTAAATATGATGGTAATAACTCCCTCACATAAGCTTCCAACGAATTGTCTTGATTTAAGTGAATCTAAACAGCTACAAAAAAGCAGTGGACTttaacaaggaaaaaaaactGAAGTATAGAAGAAAAATACCCAATATATATCTGCTAGCGCACCAAAATCCTTTCCTAAATGATCCTGGATATCTGCATCGGACTCGGAACTGTCCATAGGCATAGGGTCTGATTGAACAAAATCATCCACAAGCCCCTCTCTTTCCGGTGACAACTGCAATAAATACCATGAAAGTAAATTTCACTTCGCAAGCAATGTCTAGTAATAACAGTTAAGATGCTACCTCATCCAATTTCTCAAAGCTTCTTTCAGGAACCTTTTTCTCGGACTCTAAAGAAGCAACTGGAGACAAACAAGGACGATCAGCATGAAGAATGTGATCTCTTCGAAATATAAAGGCATCACAAGTTTCTTCAGCATCCCATATGGAAGACATATGGGCTGCCAGCGACGAATGTCCCATCTTGTCTTGGTGTCTAGATATGTGAGCGGCAATAGCAGCATCAAAAGAATCGCTACTAAAAGGAACTTGCTGAACATCATGACAATTTTCAGCAATAGGAGGATTGATGCAGTTATCTTCGAGATCCTGGGACATTCCTGAAAGTAGATCCCCCACACTAATGTTGGTAAGACTGTCAGCCCATTCTCCAGCTGACAGTCCCGCTCCACTGCTTAATTTCAACTCTTCCTGAATATGAAGAACTTAAAAGTTATGGAAGATTGAACAGATTATGCAATTTAACTGATCAGATATAAAATAGTCTCGTTAATGTATACCACTCAACCTCGAAGTGCATAATTGAAATATAACAATCTAAAACGGGGGAAAATATGCCCAACATCACAATAAATGAGAAAATTTATATCATGAGACCCAACAAAGTACAACAAAGCAGCCCATTAAGATTCTTCGGCACAAGTTGAAAGTCTAAAGTAAAACTACCAGGCTAATAGAAGAAACAGATTGAGAGGACTGCAATTACCAAGTCTTCTAACTGCGTAGTTACAGCTCCATCCCTGACATCTTTTTCATGCCACGATGTGTTGGCTGTAGGATGACGAGATTCCTCAGAGCTTGTATTGAGGTATGCACTGTTGCCTCTAGTGTTAGGCACACCAGGTGAGGAGGTCATGAGAGTATGATTTCTGTTCATGGATATTCTGCAACCTTCAGAGAGCTCCATGGAATGAGTATTAGCTGCTGCCGAAGGACATGAAACTGAATTCACAATCTGATCCTTAGAATTATACACTCTACTTTTGGATTGTGCGAGGATGGAGCCGGATGCTACAGGCACTTGCATATTTAATAACCCAAGTTCAGAATTGGAGAACCAACCATACCTTCACAAAGATAAGTGAATAAGATCATTACAATGTAAATACACATTAAAACAAACAGACAGCCCGGCTTAAGGTGTCAGGAATGTCAGGTTCGATTTCAACACGATTACATAAAACAACTTATGCCCAGCATTTCTCACTAGATATTCTAAACATTTagaaaactcaaataaaatataatacaaaacaaaaatattaatgtcCCTGTTCTTTTTAGGTTCATTGTCATAGGGTGAAGCAGAAtcaaactaaactaaaaaaatgccTTAGTCATCTAGTCAGGTGCATATCACGGGAAGGTCAAAAACCAAATACTGataaccaatttaaaatatttgccATGTTggtcatatttttttctctaattgatGTACGTATATGTCTGCGTATGTCCCAGTATCCTATATTTTGGATATCAGGTGTTGAAATACCTGTCTGAGAGTCTGTGTTTTGTTGCATAAGCTGACTAAAGTATAGGCTATGGGTTTCTCAAAGAGGAAatgactcttttttttctttctagaaaCACTAGTCacttttacacttttataaGTATGTCAAGTTTTGCACGTGAAAAATTTGATCACAATTTTGTCTATGTATTGCAACCAACGAATCAAAATCTAGGAATTggaatatattcaaattatattctATATCCTATTTTTAGTCAATCCCAtgcattttaataaaatagatcCACGAACCTTCCATgctgttttcttttctcatgaatGTTCTCAAAATCCCATAACGACTAAAAACACtcaataaatacttaaaaaaactgTCTTGAATAAAGAAGGTGAAGTAACTCAGTTGGCTTTCCATTTATAGCATTTATTGTAAGTAAAGATTCCTCAAAACATTTAgctcatttatataacaaaaggattttcacattttcttttatctaccAAATATATTGCTAACATTACAATCAAATCATCTGTCTTACATGTCTCTACTTATGAACTTCAAATATGACAATAAACCAAGAGGGCAAGATAAAAGAGGTACCTTAAACGAAATATGGGTGGACTTCCAATCATTGCATAAATATCAGCTGCACTCAGAGTAGATTCCTGGGACCATCTCtgataattaaacaaattttcccTTTGAACACCATAAGGAAAAAGCATTAATTCTCCAACTGCTATGCTAGAATGACCCCATTTACGGTTTAGATGTTCCAAAATTGAGGATATCTTCTTTCGAGTACTAAGTGTTAGCTCCAGGTGTGGATTATGCTTATcctaaaaggaaaagaaacatatatatacatataatagtTTCCAAAAGCTCTATCACATTGCTACAGCAAGATGGACATTGGTTTTCTTTATACTCACCACTTCCAATGCTCTTCGAGTGGGTTCATCGATTGGGAATAACTGGAGCTTAAGTTTCATACTATTCACATTGTTATCAACAAATTGATTTTGCTGACATGAGGGTAAAGATGGCAGGACATAATCAGTTGGATCAGAACACTTTTCTCCTGGAATAAAAATCAGAGTGAAGTTACAGAAGATCTGAGGAAGCCCTTGATGAAGCAAggataagattaaaaaaagtgtGATAGCTACCTGGATTCTCCTGGTCTTGTTCAATCTCTCTAACAGTTGCAGCTCGCTCCAAATGCTCCGCAGCATCTGCAACTAAAGAAACGCCAGCAATTGCAGCCTTCTCCCATTTTCTATACGCAGCAGTTGAAATCATACCTAAGAGAGACatagaacattttttttattgtaaaggaagtaaaattatgatttatgaCTTTAAACATAAACTACCCAAAAGTCATGAAGGAAAACtgattaaaaacagaaaacaggtAAAAGATATCTTGAAGGGAACCGAAAAATAATCACCAGATTTCTTTCGTTGCCTTGTCGATTTCATGGTATTTGAATCTCCCTTAGTGTTACTCCGGCTAACACCCATGTTTATATTGCGCTTCATTGATGATTTTGAAGGtcccaattttaaaatattttgactaTCAACAAGAACCAGTTTAACTGCACGGGCCTCGTTTCCTGATGCTCTACCCTGATTTGAGACTGTGGTAGGCACAGGAGGAAGACAATTCCCCCCCTGCAGAGGTCGCTTCCTTACATTCTTCTTTCGGTCCTTCAAAAGTTGATGCTCCTTTgagacaaaaaatatatatcagcTCCAGAACATACAgaagatattaaaaaatcagAACTTCcctgaaaaatataaatagctTTCACTAACCAAggcttctaaaaatattttaaatctccGGGGCTTCAGGTGAAGCTTTGAGGCTTTGCAGCTATACTTTTCCAATAAAGACCACCTGCGTCACAGGTAAAAGTGAGAAAATTTAATGCTGAAAACTCTTATTCAGGATATTacaataatatgataaaactaTAGCATGCACTGTCAATGGAGCAATCGACTCATTCTAACAGAATCAGTGAGGGGATTGTAAGTTGACAAGAGGATTCAAAATATAGTCAGCTGACTACATGTTGGCATGAGAATCAAGAGGaaaaaaggatgaaaacaaCAGGAAAAGATAAGGAATTGGTTAGGTGGCTAGGAGGTTAGGAGAGAAAAAGGGATGAAAACAACAAGAAAGGGAAAGTGGAAAGCCCTCAAATTCCCCtcgttatttcttttttcaacatGTCTCtacaattttatcattaagCAGAGGGATACCTCTTGCATGGAGCTTAGTCTCATTTATTTCTATGGTTAATTCCAAATTTTTATAGACTTCCATAACATTTAACAAGTTTGAAATCTCATGCTGTTAACAAGTATTAAGTGATGTGACAATACATCATTGGATGATGGGGTAAGCTGTAAAACTCTTTTCACTTagtatataaaagtaaaactcAAATCAGAAATCCAACTAGTTATCTTTCAAggtatttacttttttaatattccCGTATTTCCAAAGCACAGGATGTCTGAGTGGTTACATTCCTAAGATACCTTTCAGTCACTTGAGAAGAGTTGAACACGAGAAAACAAAGGGTACGCAGAAATGTAATAATCTCtcatcatttaaattttttatatttacaggAGACACTATGAGGAGGGTAAAAAACTAGATAATGGATCCAGACAATTTCAGTCTCAAAATCAACTATCATTCACCAAGTTATTAAACAGTCTAGTCTAATCTCAAATTAAAAAGGGTCTTTAACCAGGGAAGTTATGTAATTTTAAGCACGTTAGTGAAGAATTTCACCccttaatattttcctactaccaAAAGTGTTTACCCTTATGGTCTAGGCTTGACACATTTCAGTAACAGGGCATGTTCCCCTCCCATTATCAACCtgttctttccattattttcctATATCTATACAATAAAATCAACTGAACTCCAGTTCTTCAACCATTCTCCATCATAAGCCcttgaaatatttaatacaaataacTTCTTGGTGGACAAATATTATAGTCTTACACACACGAGcacatacatttatata
This genomic stretch from Vigna radiata var. radiata cultivar VC1973A chromosome 7, Vradiata_ver6, whole genome shotgun sequence harbors:
- the LOC106769000 gene encoding TSL-kinase interacting protein 1, whose protein sequence is MEAEAQISRDSNTQFQPEPVVSVQKGDPGVSSSVANAVIPQQPATKKPTRQWAAWTRQEEESFFTALRQVGKNFEKITSRVQSKNKDQVRHYYYRLVRRMNKLLGPGLCLDAKNSKDTNAAMLRWWSLLEKYSCKASKLHLKPRRFKIFLEALEHQLLKDRKKNVRKRPLQGGNCLPPVPTTVSNQGRASGNEARAVKLVLVDSQNILKLGPSKSSMKRNINMGVSRSNTKGDSNTMKSTRQRKKSGMISTAAYRKWEKAAIAGVSLVADAAEHLERAATVREIEQDQENPGEKCSDPTDYVLPSLPSCQQNQFVDNNVNSMKLKLQLFPIDEPTRRALEVDKHNPHLELTLSTRKKISSILEHLNRKWGHSSIAVGELMLFPYGVQRENLFNYQRWSQESTLSAADIYAMIGSPPIFRLRYGWFSNSELGLLNMQVPVASGSILAQSKSRVYNSKDQIVNSVSCPSAAANTHSMELSEGCRISMNRNHTLMTSSPGVPNTRGNSAYLNTSSEESRHPTANTSWHEKDVRDGAVTTQLEDLEELKLSSGAGLSAGEWADSLTNISVGDLLSGMSQDLEDNCINPPIAENCHDVQQVPFSSDSFDAAIAAHISRHQDKMGHSSLAAHMSSIWDAEETCDAFIFRRDHILHADRPCLSPVASLESEKKVPERSFEKLDELSPEREGLVDDFVQSDPMPMDSSESDADIQDHLGKDFGALADIYWPDSLGPLDLDIPSSTKYHTEDLIFSDSLSGLNRLIASSLDAFQNCSFFGFDKKEAPSTVEARESATLSDFKIGSGI